The following coding sequences lie in one Heyndrickxia oleronia genomic window:
- a CDS encoding amidase family protein — protein sequence MEFLLKESIIEERTITQLQESMEKGELTSKELVMYYLYKIAKYDQDGPRINSVLEINPDAIFIAEGLDHERKMKGSRGVLHGIPILLKDNIETKDNMHTSAGTLALEQYVGKKDAFLVERLRQAGAVILGKANMTELANGMSSKMWAGYSSRGGQVVNPYGSEFFVGGSSTGSAAAVASNFTAAAIGTETDGSILSPAVQHSVVGIKPTTGLISRTGIIPFTYSQDTAGPMVRTVEDAAILLGMLTGVDSEDPATYKSEGMFNGDYTHFLDEQGLKGTRIGVFTQVTEDSFMPGEYDEALFQQAIQIMQSAGAKMIVDIDLPSLHREWSWSVNYYELKHSLENFLNHLPAHFPVHSIRELIEFNRESPERTLKYGQDKLEIRGELTNTLRESNYLLAKLEDLYYAREKGIDEAIETYQLDAILFPAYVGSTICAKAGYPSIALPAGYMENGRPFGITLASGAFTEGTLIKLGYAFEKAGGFRRRPLFS from the coding sequence ATGGAATTTTTATTAAAGGAATCAATTATCGAAGAACGTACAATTACGCAACTTCAAGAATCGATGGAGAAAGGTGAACTTACATCAAAGGAACTGGTCATGTACTATCTATATAAAATCGCGAAATATGATCAGGACGGACCAAGGATCAACTCTGTTCTTGAAATCAATCCGGATGCCATTTTTATTGCAGAAGGATTGGATCATGAGCGGAAAATGAAAGGTTCAAGAGGTGTTCTTCACGGCATTCCCATTTTATTAAAGGATAATATTGAAACGAAGGACAATATGCATACGAGTGCGGGAACATTGGCACTTGAGCAGTATGTAGGGAAAAAGGATGCCTTTCTAGTCGAAAGGCTGCGACAAGCAGGAGCGGTGATCTTAGGAAAGGCAAATATGACTGAATTAGCGAATGGAATGTCTAGTAAAATGTGGGCAGGATATAGCTCAAGAGGTGGACAGGTGGTCAATCCGTATGGCTCTGAATTCTTTGTTGGTGGTTCAAGTACAGGCTCTGCAGCTGCTGTTGCCTCTAATTTTACAGCTGCAGCTATCGGAACGGAAACAGATGGCTCTATCCTAAGTCCAGCCGTTCAACATTCGGTAGTGGGCATTAAGCCAACAACTGGTCTTATTAGTCGTACAGGAATCATTCCATTTACGTATTCTCAGGATACAGCAGGGCCGATGGTAAGAACAGTAGAGGATGCAGCCATTCTATTAGGGATGTTAACAGGTGTAGATTCAGAGGATCCTGCAACATATAAAAGTGAAGGTATGTTCAATGGGGACTACACTCATTTCCTAGATGAACAAGGATTAAAAGGGACAAGAATTGGTGTATTTACTCAAGTAACAGAAGATTCCTTCATGCCAGGTGAGTATGATGAAGCTTTATTTCAGCAAGCGATACAAATCATGCAATCAGCAGGGGCAAAAATGATAGTCGATATTGATCTTCCCTCCCTTCATCGAGAATGGAGTTGGTCTGTTAACTATTATGAGCTAAAGCATAGTCTAGAAAACTTTCTTAACCATTTACCAGCTCATTTTCCGGTACATAGTATTAGAGAATTAATTGAGTTTAATCGAGAGAGTCCTGAAAGAACATTAAAATATGGCCAAGATAAGCTCGAGATAAGAGGAGAACTAACAAATACGTTGAGAGAATCAAATTACTTATTGGCCAAACTAGAGGATTTATATTATGCACGCGAAAAAGGGATTGACGAAGCTATAGAAACCTATCAATTAGATGCTATTCTCTTTCCTGCTTATGTAGGATCTACAATCTGTGCTAAAGCTGGCTACCCATCTATTGCACTTCCCGCAGGATACATGGAAAATGGCCGTCCATTTGGAATAACATTGGCTTCGGGGGCATTTACGGAAGGGACATTAATAAAACTAGGATATGCCTTTGAAAAGGCAGGAGGGTTTAGAAGAAGACCACTATTTTCATAA
- a CDS encoding arsenic transporter, producing the protein MNYDIFITGFVFLITMLIIFWRPKGINEAWPASIGALIILLTGVVSSSDIQDIISKIGGASITIISTIVMAVILESFGFFHWAAAKLASLARGSGYRLYWFIQLLCFLMTLLFNNDGSILITTPILILLLKNLRLKPHQQIPYLLSGALIATASSAPIGVSNIVNLIALKIVHMSLYMHTAMMFIPATLGLLFMSGLMFILLKRTIPKKLPNTKYDLEAMFFIKHFHPLKGGIDVNTKKKRTTFMLKLLLFVFIMRCLLFVASYFSIPIEFVAVLGSVVLLVWRWYYLRTNPVDILKKTPWHILIFAFSMYVIIYGLHNAGLTEFLVKICEPIVNQGLFYASFIMGGLVSILSNLFNNHPALMIGTITLTEMGLDPVTLKTIYLANIIGSDMGSLLLPIGTLASLIWMHILRQNKIKIKWKDYLNVSLIVIPLTTIVTLFLLFYWVQMIFT; encoded by the coding sequence ATGAATTATGACATCTTCATCACTGGTTTTGTCTTCCTCATTACTATGTTGATTATTTTCTGGAGACCAAAAGGAATAAATGAAGCATGGCCTGCTTCAATTGGGGCTTTAATTATATTACTAACTGGCGTTGTATCAAGTAGCGATATACAAGACATTATCAGTAAAATCGGTGGGGCATCCATTACGATTATCTCTACGATTGTCATGGCGGTTATATTAGAAAGCTTTGGTTTTTTTCACTGGGCAGCAGCAAAACTTGCAAGCTTAGCGAGGGGATCAGGATATCGATTATACTGGTTTATCCAATTATTGTGTTTTTTGATGACACTTCTATTTAATAATGATGGCAGCATATTAATTACAACCCCTATTCTAATACTTCTATTAAAAAATCTCAGACTTAAACCACACCAGCAAATCCCCTACCTTTTAAGCGGTGCATTAATAGCTACCGCCTCTAGTGCGCCAATTGGAGTAAGCAATATTGTTAATTTAATTGCTTTGAAAATTGTTCATATGTCTCTGTATATGCATACCGCTATGATGTTTATCCCAGCTACATTAGGATTACTTTTTATGTCAGGATTAATGTTTATATTGTTAAAACGAACAATACCAAAAAAATTGCCAAATACGAAATATGATTTAGAAGCAATGTTTTTCATCAAGCATTTTCATCCTTTAAAAGGAGGCATTGATGTTAATACAAAAAAGAAACGGACAACATTCATGTTGAAATTATTACTTTTTGTGTTTATCATGCGATGTTTATTATTCGTTGCCTCGTATTTCTCCATACCTATCGAATTTGTTGCAGTATTGGGTTCAGTCGTATTGTTAGTGTGGAGATGGTACTATTTGCGAACAAATCCTGTTGATATATTAAAGAAAACACCCTGGCATATACTCATTTTTGCCTTTTCTATGTATGTGATTATTTACGGACTTCATAATGCAGGTTTAACAGAATTTCTCGTAAAAATTTGCGAACCGATTGTGAACCAGGGATTGTTCTATGCCAGTTTTATTATGGGGGGATTAGTATCTATCCTATCGAATTTGTTTAATAATCACCCCGCATTAATGATTGGAACCATTACATTAACGGAAATGGGACTTGATCCCGTTACACTAAAAACTATCTATTTAGCAAATATAATTGGCAGTGATATGGGATCTTTATTATTACCGATCGGAACACTCGCTTCATTAATTTGGATGCATATATTAAGACAAAATAAAATCAAAATTAAATGGAAGGATTATTTGAATGTATCACTGATAGTCATCCCGTTAACTACCATCGTTACCTTATTCCTATTATTCTATTGGGTACAAATGATATTTACTTAA
- a CDS encoding helix-turn-helix domain-containing protein — protein MNEMNEKWSNLEEISEYLGVTKDTIRNWIKKTDIPAHKIGRQWKFKLSEVDEWVKSGKSAIE, from the coding sequence ATGAATGAGATGAATGAAAAATGGTCAAACCTTGAGGAAATTTCAGAGTATTTAGGTGTTACAAAAGATACAATTCGAAATTGGATAAAAAAAACCGATATCCCTGCTCATAAAATTGGTCGGCAGTGGAAGTTTAAACTTTCAGAAGTTGATGAATGGGTCAAGAGTGGAAAAAGTGCGATAGAATAA
- a CDS encoding GNAT family N-acetyltransferase, which produces MKIREIQPSDAKAFSHLCQEIDESGFMLYDPGERMIDIEKEEKRIKRILGDDRSTILVVEENEQLIGYMIAIGGSVKRTRHSAYLVLGVSKKHRGKGIAKQLFEEMFRWAKEREFTRLELTVIKDNENAFLLYRKMGFIIEGEKVHSLMIDGNPVNEYYLYKLI; this is translated from the coding sequence ATGAAAATTAGAGAGATTCAACCGTCTGATGCCAAAGCCTTTAGCCATCTATGTCAGGAAATCGATGAATCAGGATTTATGCTTTATGATCCAGGTGAAAGAATGATTGATATTGAGAAGGAAGAGAAAAGAATAAAACGTATTTTAGGGGATGATCGTTCAACGATTTTAGTCGTTGAAGAGAATGAACAGCTGATTGGATATATGATTGCGATAGGTGGCAGTGTAAAACGCACAAGACATTCTGCCTATCTCGTTTTAGGAGTATCAAAGAAACATCGTGGAAAAGGAATTGCCAAGCAATTATTTGAAGAAATGTTTCGCTGGGCAAAGGAAAGAGAATTTACAAGACTTGAGTTAACTGTAATAAAAGATAATGAAAATGCCTTTCTCCTATATAGAAAAATGGGCTTTATTATTGAAGGTGAAAAGGTCCATTCCTTAATGATTGATGGAAACCCGGTCAATGAATACTATCTTTATAAATTAATATAG
- the rlmD gene encoding 23S rRNA (uracil(1939)-C(5))-methyltransferase RlmD, with the protein MKIQLPVQKNDYIDVTFVDLTHDGHGVAKVDGYPIFVPNGLPGEKAKIKVIKVNKGYGFGRIIELYETSPDRVKPDCPIYKECGGCQLQHLSYSGQLKAKQKQVKDVLQRIGKIENVTVHPVLGMEDPWRYRNKAQVPVGDREGGLIAGFYQHRSHDIIDMEACLIQQEKNDTVIQTVKEICGKHGVRAYNEGTHKGTLRHIMARYGMKTGEVMIVLITRTTDLPNKKAIIDEITAQIPGVKSIVQNINTQRTNVIFGVETKVLWGEEVIYDYIGNIKFAISARSFYQVNPEQTKVLYDQALKYAGLTGQETVIDAYCGIGTISLFLTEKAKKVYGVEIVPEAIEDAKRNAELNGITNVEFAVGEAERVIPKWYSEGITADVLVVDPPRKGCDETLLQTIIDMKPKKVVYVSCNPATLARDLRILEDGGYQTVEVQPVDMFPQTTHVECVVLMSRVEK; encoded by the coding sequence ATGAAAATTCAGCTACCCGTCCAGAAAAATGACTATATAGATGTAACCTTTGTCGATCTTACTCATGATGGTCATGGTGTTGCCAAAGTAGATGGCTATCCCATCTTTGTTCCTAATGGATTACCAGGAGAAAAAGCAAAGATTAAAGTAATTAAGGTCAATAAAGGATATGGATTTGGCCGTATCATTGAGTTATATGAAACAAGTCCAGACCGGGTCAAACCAGATTGTCCGATCTATAAGGAATGTGGAGGATGCCAGCTACAGCATCTGAGCTATTCAGGTCAACTAAAGGCAAAACAGAAACAAGTAAAAGATGTACTACAAAGAATTGGTAAAATTGAAAATGTAACAGTTCATCCGGTCCTAGGTATGGAAGATCCATGGCGTTATCGCAATAAAGCACAGGTGCCTGTCGGTGACAGAGAAGGCGGACTAATTGCCGGATTTTATCAGCATCGTAGCCACGATATTATCGATATGGAAGCTTGTCTCATTCAACAAGAGAAAAACGACACAGTCATCCAAACGGTAAAAGAAATCTGTGGAAAACATGGAGTTCGTGCATACAACGAAGGAACACATAAAGGCACATTACGCCATATTATGGCCCGCTATGGAATGAAAACCGGAGAAGTCATGATCGTGCTCATCACACGGACAACAGATCTCCCAAATAAAAAAGCGATTATCGACGAAATCACTGCGCAAATACCTGGTGTAAAATCTATTGTTCAAAACATTAATACACAGCGTACAAATGTTATTTTTGGAGTAGAAACAAAAGTACTTTGGGGAGAAGAAGTCATCTATGATTATATCGGCAACATCAAATTTGCCATCTCAGCTCGCTCCTTCTACCAAGTCAATCCAGAACAAACGAAGGTTCTTTATGATCAAGCCTTAAAATACGCAGGTCTAACCGGTCAAGAAACAGTTATAGATGCTTATTGTGGAATCGGAACCATCTCATTATTCTTAACCGAAAAGGCGAAGAAGGTTTATGGAGTAGAAATTGTTCCAGAAGCGATTGAAGATGCCAAACGTAATGCAGAATTAAATGGAATCACCAATGTTGAATTCGCTGTTGGTGAAGCGGAAAGAGTTATTCCTAAATGGTATTCAGAAGGCATCACTGCCGATGTTCTTGTTGTCGATCCACCGCGTAAAGGCTGTGACGAAACATTACTGCAAACCATTATTGATATGAAGCCAAAGAAAGTGGTTTATGTATCTTGTAACCCAGCTACATTAGCGAGAGATTTAAGAATATTGGAGGATGGGGGATATCAGACGGTTGAAGTGCAGCCGGTGGATATGTTCCCGCAGACGACGCATGTGGAGTGTGTTGTCTTGATGTCACGGGTGGAGAAATAG
- a CDS encoding MerR family transcriptional regulator: MNTASVAKLLGVSHSTIQRWIKQLELEINRNDLGHFEFSDEDIAMFKQIQAEIQKGKLLHEINLPFKKVRKGKKTQSDQPTTNTLHEKLIQLEGQINGKADNVVSYQLLSHRREIEDLENEMIKLTNRIEQLEKKLFETQQQSQTDTQPVEFRERGKRKGFLKLFNILG, from the coding sequence TTGAATACAGCAAGTGTAGCGAAGTTATTAGGTGTCTCACATAGCACGATTCAACGATGGATTAAACAATTAGAACTGGAAATTAATCGAAATGATTTGGGTCATTTCGAATTTAGCGATGAAGATATTGCGATGTTTAAACAAATACAAGCAGAAATTCAAAAGGGAAAGCTCCTCCACGAAATTAATTTACCTTTTAAAAAGGTACGCAAAGGAAAGAAAACTCAAAGTGATCAACCTACTACCAATACCCTTCACGAAAAATTAATCCAATTAGAAGGTCAAATAAACGGAAAGGCTGATAATGTTGTCAGCTATCAACTTTTATCACATAGAAGGGAAATTGAGGATTTAGAGAATGAAATGATCAAGCTAACGAATCGTATAGAACAATTAGAAAAAAAACTATTTGAAACTCAGCAACAGAGTCAAACAGACACCCAACCAGTCGAATTTCGAGAGCGTGGAAAACGGAAAGGATTTTTAAAATTATTTAATATTCTGGGGTAA
- a CDS encoding DNA cytosine methyltransferase has protein sequence MKPKVIDLFAGVGGMSLGFEQMGFDVVFANEYDVSIADAYKINHPNTDMLVADITTVDFEETFSRYFGEIDVIIGGPPCQGFSQKGQRKTIHDERNFLFKSFVRVVEKVRPKYFVMENVPNLLTAERGYFKKELEKLFNDMGYELNMGVLNASDYGVPQNRRRAIIIGKQGDVAPSLPTPQEGKVTIWDAISDLAYLNSGEGSEKQEYRNPPQSSYQETLRKESTILYNHVATNHSALALERLSLIPPNSGKEVLPEEHLTKSIYSGTWTRMRKNEVSVTITTRFDTPSSGKFTHPFLNRAITVREAARIQSFPDSFHFVGTKGSQMKQVGNAVPPLLAKAIAQVIMKDIEVYKEDTAYAKA, from the coding sequence ATGAAGCCTAAAGTAATCGATTTATTTGCAGGTGTTGGAGGAATGTCTTTGGGATTTGAACAAATGGGATTTGATGTAGTATTTGCAAATGAGTATGATGTCTCAATAGCAGATGCCTATAAAATAAACCATCCTAATACCGATATGTTAGTGGCCGATATAACAACAGTAGATTTTGAAGAAACATTTTCAAGGTATTTTGGGGAAATAGACGTCATTATCGGAGGGCCACCATGTCAAGGATTTTCGCAGAAGGGTCAGAGGAAAACAATTCATGATGAACGTAATTTCCTTTTTAAATCTTTTGTGAGAGTTGTTGAGAAAGTACGACCCAAGTACTTTGTGATGGAAAATGTCCCTAATTTACTTACTGCTGAACGCGGGTATTTTAAGAAGGAACTAGAGAAACTCTTTAATGACATGGGTTACGAATTAAACATGGGAGTGTTGAATGCGTCAGATTATGGAGTGCCACAAAATAGAAGACGTGCGATAATTATTGGTAAGCAAGGAGATGTTGCTCCTTCACTCCCAACACCACAAGAAGGTAAAGTAACAATATGGGATGCAATAAGTGATTTAGCTTACTTGAATTCTGGCGAGGGATCTGAAAAGCAAGAATATAGAAACCCGCCACAAAGTTCTTACCAAGAAACTTTGAGAAAAGAATCAACTATTTTATATAATCACGTTGCAACTAATCATTCTGCTTTAGCTTTAGAAAGGTTGTCATTGATTCCACCAAATAGTGGCAAGGAGGTTCTTCCAGAAGAGCACTTAACAAAATCTATTTATAGTGGTACTTGGACCCGTATGAGAAAAAATGAAGTATCTGTTACCATTACGACACGGTTTGATACACCATCATCAGGAAAGTTTACACATCCTTTTTTGAATCGTGCAATTACTGTTCGTGAAGCGGCTCGCATACAGTCTTTCCCAGACTCCTTTCACTTTGTTGGTACTAAAGGATCTCAAATGAAACAGGTAGGAAATGCTGTTCCGCCTTTATTAGCTAAAGCCATTGCTCAGGTTATTATGAAAGATATAGAAGTCTATAAGGAGGATACTGCATATGCAAAGGCCTGA
- a CDS encoding DNA-methyltransferase: protein MAEIRLYNGDCIETMKQLDDASVDLIITDPPYNLGNFMKNRDTNLVKMRENFFGAAGWDDLDFDDWQKSMDNFFMESARVLKKGGSMIVFMAIIKVETLIRLAEKSGFYYKTTGIWHKLNPMPRNMNLHFVNSTEAWLYFTYKTRTGTFNNEGRLIHDFIETSITPNGEKKYGKHPTQKPEQLMEHFVEILSIEGDTVLDPFMGSGTTGVAAKRHNRNFIGIELDKDYFNAASKRIEEVPNEA, encoded by the coding sequence ATGGCAGAAATACGTTTATACAACGGTGATTGTATCGAAACGATGAAGCAACTAGACGATGCATCTGTTGATTTGATAATAACCGATCCCCCATATAATTTAGGGAATTTTATGAAAAATAGAGATACTAATCTTGTGAAAATGAGAGAAAACTTTTTTGGAGCAGCTGGTTGGGATGACCTTGATTTTGATGATTGGCAAAAGTCAATGGACAACTTTTTTATGGAGTCTGCTAGGGTATTAAAAAAAGGTGGTTCTATGATTGTCTTCATGGCAATTATTAAAGTTGAAACGTTGATTAGGCTTGCAGAAAAAAGTGGATTTTATTATAAGACTACAGGTATTTGGCATAAGTTAAATCCAATGCCACGAAATATGAACCTCCATTTTGTCAATTCAACTGAAGCATGGCTATACTTCACATATAAAACACGTACAGGTACATTTAATAATGAAGGGCGTTTAATACATGATTTTATAGAAACCTCAATTACACCGAATGGGGAGAAAAAATATGGCAAGCACCCTACTCAAAAGCCAGAACAATTAATGGAACATTTTGTGGAAATTTTATCTATTGAGGGTGATACTGTCTTGGACCCATTTATGGGAAGCGGAACAACTGGAGTAGCTGCGAAAAGACATAATAGAAACTTTATTGGAATTGAGTTAGATAAAGATTATTTTAATGCTGCATCTAAGCGTATCGAGGAGGTGCCAAATGAAGCCTAA
- the htpG gene encoding molecular chaperone HtpG, with the protein MAKKQFKAESKRLLEMMINSIYSQKEIFLRELISNASDAIDKIYYKALTDEALTFDKDSYYIKIEADKENRLLKISDTGIGMTKEDLENNLGTIAKSGSLAFKNENEAKDGHDIIGQFGVGFYSAFMVADEVTVISKALGSEEAYKWESKGADGYKIDPCEKESVGTEITLKIKENTEDEQFDEYLDEYRLKAIIKKYSDFIRYPIKMDMTSSRLKEGSENEYEEFTEEQTINSMVPIWRKNKSELTEEDYENFYQEKRYGFDKPLKHIHIKVDGTVRYNAILYIPENVPFDYYSKEFEKGLELYSSGVLIMEKCSDLLPDYFGFVKGMVDSEDLSLNISREILQQDKQLKFIAKNIKSKIKRELESLLKNEREKYEKFYNAFGRQLKFGVYNDFGQDKEVLQDLIMFYSSKEKKLVTLDEYVSRMPEDQKYIYYATGESIDRIDKLPQTELVSEKGYEILYFTDDVDEFAIKMLMNYKEKEFKSVSSGDLGIEEESEKQTESEEKESKELFDYMKEVLGDKVKNVRASKRLKSHPVCLTAEGEVSIEMEKVLSAMPNNQTVKADKVLEINVNHEVFSSLKTAFEQDKEKVKLFTNLLYNQALLIEGLPINDPVEFTNDICKVMV; encoded by the coding sequence ATGGCAAAGAAGCAATTTAAAGCAGAATCTAAACGATTATTAGAAATGATGATTAACTCCATTTACTCTCAAAAAGAGATTTTTTTAAGAGAATTAATCTCGAATGCTAGTGATGCTATTGATAAAATTTACTACAAAGCATTAACAGATGAAGCATTAACATTTGATAAAGATAGCTATTATATTAAAATTGAGGCGGATAAAGAAAACCGCTTATTGAAAATCTCTGATACCGGAATAGGGATGACAAAAGAGGATCTCGAAAACAATCTTGGTACAATCGCTAAGAGTGGTTCTCTTGCGTTTAAAAATGAAAACGAAGCAAAGGATGGCCATGATATTATTGGTCAATTTGGTGTAGGATTTTATTCCGCATTTATGGTAGCAGATGAAGTAACAGTTATCAGTAAAGCATTAGGTAGTGAAGAAGCATATAAATGGGAATCTAAAGGTGCGGACGGATATAAGATTGATCCATGTGAGAAGGAGTCCGTGGGAACAGAAATCACCTTGAAAATCAAGGAAAACACTGAGGATGAACAATTTGATGAGTATTTAGATGAGTATCGTTTAAAAGCGATTATTAAAAAGTACTCTGATTTCATTCGCTACCCAATTAAAATGGATATGACAAGCAGCCGTCTAAAAGAAGGCAGCGAAAATGAATATGAAGAGTTCACAGAGGAACAAACAATTAATAGCATGGTTCCAATTTGGCGAAAAAACAAAAGTGAGCTTACCGAAGAGGACTATGAAAATTTCTATCAAGAAAAGCGGTACGGCTTTGACAAACCATTGAAGCATATTCATATTAAAGTAGACGGTACAGTACGATATAATGCGATTTTATACATTCCAGAAAATGTTCCATTCGACTATTATTCTAAAGAATTTGAAAAGGGATTAGAGCTATATTCCAGTGGTGTATTAATTATGGAAAAATGCTCAGACCTATTACCAGACTACTTTGGCTTTGTAAAAGGTATGGTCGATTCAGAAGATCTATCCCTAAATATTTCACGTGAAATTTTACAACAAGATAAGCAACTTAAATTCATTGCGAAAAACATTAAAAGCAAAATCAAACGTGAATTGGAAAGCCTCTTAAAGAATGAACGTGAGAAATATGAAAAATTCTATAATGCCTTTGGTCGACAATTAAAATTTGGTGTTTACAATGACTTTGGACAGGATAAAGAAGTCCTCCAAGATCTAATTATGTTCTATTCATCGAAGGAGAAAAAGCTTGTTACATTAGATGAATATGTCTCAAGAATGCCTGAGGACCAAAAATATATTTATTATGCAACAGGAGAATCCATCGACCGAATTGACAAGCTTCCTCAAACCGAACTTGTCTCTGAAAAGGGATATGAAATCCTCTATTTCACTGATGATGTAGATGAATTCGCAATCAAAATGCTAATGAACTACAAAGAAAAAGAATTCAAATCTGTTTCTAGTGGTGATCTCGGTATTGAAGAAGAAAGTGAAAAACAAACAGAGTCTGAGGAAAAAGAAAGCAAAGAGCTCTTTGATTACATGAAAGAAGTACTTGGTGATAAAGTTAAAAATGTTCGTGCTTCCAAGCGTTTAAAATCTCATCCTGTTTGTCTAACAGCAGAAGGCGAAGTATCTATTGAAATGGAGAAAGTTCTCAGCGCCATGCCAAATAATCAAACTGTGAAAGCAGATAAGGTTCTAGAAATTAACGTCAATCACGAAGTATTCTCTTCCTTAAAAACTGCCTTTGAACAGGATAAAGAAAAAGTGAAACTATTTACAAATCTACTTTACAATCAAGCTCTTCTTATCGAGGGTCTGCCAATCAATGACCCAGTTGAATTTACAAATGATATTTGTAAAGTGATGGTTTGA
- a CDS encoding ABC transporter permease — MKKNKSLIIGISLVSIILFIAIAGPYLPFVDQELKTEGVRKMDNGSLKVPAFSPSSMNLLGTDSEGRDILSRLIMGTKEVLYSVIGITLIRYLIAVPFGLFASFYQSTSRLLDFYNKIFSFVPIIFMVVLIVNLPYIMYSPHRTILVIVIIALLEVGRVGQLIQNTIYTISKKPFIEAATSIGTNNRGMFTRHYFPFLLPDLIVNLVLDIGRNMFLLGQLGIINVFLVHRIEIVGELTAEVINDSNAWPLLFKDVTFDIFSKPWIPIAACVAITLAILAFNQLGKGLRQLFEQNEVRYF; from the coding sequence ATGAAGAAAAATAAATCATTAATTATAGGTATCAGTTTAGTTTCTATTATTCTATTCATTGCTATTGCTGGCCCTTACCTTCCTTTTGTCGATCAAGAATTAAAGACAGAAGGAGTACGAAAGATGGATAATGGGTCACTTAAGGTTCCTGCTTTTTCCCCGTCTAGTATGAATCTATTAGGGACGGATTCAGAGGGAAGAGATATTTTAAGTCGTTTGATTATGGGGACTAAAGAAGTTTTATACAGTGTAATCGGGATAACGTTAATTCGCTATTTAATTGCTGTCCCTTTTGGACTTTTTGCAAGTTTCTATCAATCAACTAGTAGATTACTAGATTTCTATAATAAAATCTTTTCGTTTGTACCAATCATTTTTATGGTGGTGCTTATCGTCAATCTACCATATATTATGTATTCTCCTCATAGAACCATTCTAGTCATTGTCATTATTGCATTGCTCGAAGTGGGGAGGGTTGGACAATTAATCCAAAATACGATATATACGATTTCTAAAAAGCCATTTATTGAAGCGGCTACATCTATTGGAACAAATAATCGTGGAATGTTTACTCGTCACTATTTTCCTTTTCTTTTGCCTGATTTGATTGTAAATCTAGTTTTAGATATTGGAAGAAATATGTTCCTACTCGGACAACTAGGGATTATTAATGTTTTCCTCGTGCATCGAATTGAAATTGTTGGAGAATTAACCGCAGAAGTCATTAATGATTCAAATGCGTGGCCACTGCTTTTTAAAGATGTCACATTTGATATATTTTCTAAGCCTTGGATTCCGATTGCTGCATGTGTGGCGATAACATTAGCGATTCTGGCCTTTAATCAACTTGGTAAGGGATTGAGACAGTTATTTGAGCAGAATGAGGTACGGTATTTTTAA